In Deltaproteobacteria bacterium, one DNA window encodes the following:
- a CDS encoding AmpG family muropeptide MFS transporter — protein MGTRRKLSWVALLYFAEGLPFGMVLDNFPVYFRLHGLSLAAIGALSLLRTPWWAKVFWSPLVDQIGERRQWIRGALIVMAAALLAVAALPAAPVGALLVLALFTFTIAAATQDVAIDAYTIELLAPGEEGVANGVRVSAYRAALVFAGGVLVALAGRAGWPVTFAIAAVGLLALGLKIGRSPLTAHRPQPPRVWARSLQAWVSRPGAIPVFLFVLLYKLDTNAIGPMVKPFWVDRGLGLDEIAFISTTLGVGASVVGALVGGVLTSRWGIFRALWVLGLFQAVANLGYAAAAWTDAGRAGIYAASLGESFGAGLGTAAFLAFLMNVCDKEQAATQYALLSALFNLSGSLAGAVSGRGVEWLGYGHYFALTFTFAVPAYAMLPWVRGWIVERPLSPRGASC, from the coding sequence GTGGGGACGCGGCGGAAGCTCTCCTGGGTGGCGCTCCTCTACTTCGCCGAGGGGCTGCCCTTCGGGATGGTGCTCGACAATTTCCCGGTCTACTTCCGCCTGCACGGCTTGTCGCTGGCCGCGATCGGGGCGCTCAGCCTGCTGCGCACGCCGTGGTGGGCGAAGGTGTTCTGGTCGCCGCTGGTCGACCAGATCGGCGAGCGGCGGCAGTGGATCCGGGGCGCGCTCATCGTGATGGCGGCCGCGCTGCTCGCGGTGGCCGCCCTGCCCGCCGCGCCCGTCGGCGCGCTGCTCGTGCTCGCCCTCTTCACCTTCACCATTGCGGCCGCCACGCAGGACGTGGCGATCGATGCCTACACGATCGAGCTGCTCGCGCCCGGCGAGGAGGGGGTGGCGAACGGCGTCCGCGTCTCCGCGTATCGCGCCGCGCTCGTCTTCGCCGGTGGCGTGCTGGTGGCGCTCGCGGGGCGGGCCGGCTGGCCGGTCACCTTCGCCATCGCCGCCGTCGGCCTGCTCGCGCTCGGGCTCAAAATCGGACGCTCGCCGCTGACCGCCCACCGCCCCCAGCCGCCCAGGGTGTGGGCGCGCTCGCTCCAGGCCTGGGTGAGCCGCCCGGGCGCCATCCCCGTCTTCCTCTTCGTCCTCCTCTACAAGCTCGACACGAACGCGATCGGGCCGATGGTGAAGCCGTTCTGGGTGGATCGCGGGCTCGGCCTCGACGAGATCGCGTTCATCTCGACGACGCTCGGCGTGGGTGCGTCGGTGGTGGGCGCGCTGGTGGGTGGTGTGCTCACGTCGCGCTGGGGGATCTTCCGCGCGCTCTGGGTGCTCGGCCTCTTCCAGGCGGTCGCAAACCTGGGCTACGCGGCCGCCGCCTGGACGGATGCCGGGCGCGCCGGCATCTACGCCGCCTCGCTCGGCGAGAGCTTCGGCGCCGGGCTCGGGACGGCGGCGTTCCTCGCCTTCCTCATGAACGTCTGCGACAAGGAGCAGGCGGCGACGCAGTACGCGCTGCTCTCGGCGCTCTTCAACCTGAGCGGCTCGCTGGCGGGGGCGGTGTCGGGGCGCGGGGTGGAGTGGCTGGGCTACGGGCACTACTTCGCGCTCACGTTCACGTTCGCGGTGCCGGCGTACGCGATGCTGCCGTGGGTGCGGGGGTGGATCGTGGAGAGGCCCTTGTCGCCCCGCGGGGCCTCGTGTTAG